The genomic region AATGTCCTACGATTATATAATGATATCAGTGCCTTtaactcacacactcacacacacctgcttatttcagttttttaagaCACCATAGATGAGGAAATGCACAAGGTATGGTTGCGGTAACACCTCTGTATACTGTAATACTAACACACTGCTCAAAGCCTGAGCAGATGTAGTGTTTTGATCTAATGTTGTACCTCAGAATTATGGAATGTATTGCTTTTACTGACTTTTTTGTACCTGATATAACTCTATGATGCAAAGGCATATCTactctttgtttttgctgtaatCTGACTGATAGATAGTGGCACAGTATCCTGCAGTCTGCCGATGCTCTGTTCTTACTTGATGTTCTCTGTGGGGCCCAGGATGGTCCGGCCCAGAGCGGTGTCCCGGTACGCAGTGGCATGCAGGTAATCGAAGACCACTTCCTGCAGGTTGGTCTCTACTTCCTGCATCTCTCTGAGTATCACCCCTCGCTCCCTCTCGATCTCCGCCTCCCCCAGGGTACTGTTCTGGATGATGTCTGCGAGGATCTCCACAGCtggggagaaaaacacacatatatttagATAAACGCACAGTTTAATCAGACTGTCCATCGCTACACGCCCGAGTGGCCCTTATATCACTGCTCTGCTGTAACGAACCTCGTGGAAGATCTTTAGAGAACGCTTTGGCGTAATACACCGTCTGCTCCCGGGACGTATAAGCATTCAAGTGAGATCCCATGTTCTCAATCTCCAACTCCAGATCCAGCTGGGAGCGCTTCCTGGTGCCCTGTAGAGACATAGGAGAGCATGTTTTGCATCGTTGGAGACCCTATAAAAACTTCAATAGTTCTTGCACGATGCAAAGAACAATAGCAGACAACCCGAGGTCCAGTGAGCAGAAGTAAAAACGtctcttcattgttttttatctCACCTTAAATGCCATATGTTCCAGGAAATGTGCCGTGCCATTATTTCTCGCATTCTCGTAGCGACTTCCGGCGTCTATCCAGAGACCCACCTGGAAAAGAATCAGATTGATACCCAAACACCGCTGTTACTGCACCAGAGTTACACACATATAGGTGGTGAAGCTGCCGTCTGCATCGACCAGTGTTGTTTACTAGAGATCACTTTCTCAGCCTTTGTTCCCCCTGTGTGAAGCACTCTGCGGCTGCATGTATGTGTCCAGTTTAtgcagaataaataaagtgtggtttatttattattttgtcatctCTTTTAATTTGCTCCACTAAAAAACTATGATATACTTCAGTCTTGAATGTTCCTCTGATTGTTTGGACTAGACAGGCTCCAtaagagaaagagtgtgtgtgtgtgtgtgtgtgtgtgtgtgtgtgtgtgtgtgtgtgtgtgtgtgtgtgtgtgtgtgtgtgtgtgtgtgtgtgtgtgtgtacacttaCCGTGCAGGTTGTGAGCCCAGCGTCTTCTGAGGACACTCGGAGTCCGTTCTCTAGAGTGGTCACTTTAGTTTCGGGAACATTGAGAGCGACTTGCTGAGCAGCCTGGGTCGCCAACAGTCTGTGTGATCCAGGTGTAAGCTGCAGgttcagaacacacacacattaatgtgaTGGCAATGACTCAAAAGCCCAGCCTACATGCACCAGTCCCAGACAGTAACCCTGAACATCTCATTGTTCCTGGTTGTTTGAAACTGTGTTGGAAAATATATGGTCTTAACCAGAGTCATAGCCAGGGAAATCTGTTAGTAAAATAGAGTTTAAACAGTTGTAATTATTATTCTACACTGAGGCaagctaaattaaaacaaagattaaGATTTCTTTTTTCATAAAGTGAAAGTCATGAATAACTCaacaatgtttttacattttttctgttgtgctttttatttatacctctaaatgtgtgtatgcatgagtgtgtatgtgtgtatatatactgtttataaGTGCGTGTAAAGGTGtgtatttattgcttttaaatatatgtgtaatTGCTGGGAGTGTGATCACACAACTAGAggaattgacaataaagttgacttttgaCAAGAGTATATTAGGGTTATACTAAAATGTCTGATACATTAACAGCCCCTATCATGATGACACTGCAGATTTAGGACAATGGCATCATGTGTTACAACACAGCTATTATTGGGAATTAATTTAACGATGTTGTCGTTGAAATTAAATGTCCTACTTCAGATATTACCAGAACTTTAATTACCTTATGTAAGCTATCAGCTGACTTTAACTGTGAGCCAACACCGAGAGCTTTCCCTCAGTTAGACTGTATTTTTTACACCTTTAGGGACAGTATATTATCAAAAACAtagatataaacaaacacttcttACCCTGTTTAAAGAATATGTCTTCAGTAAATTCCTCTGAAGGAGATTTCTCCCAGCAGACGTGAGGCGCTGTAAGGACGCCGCcatattgtttgtttgtcacaCTGCGCATGCGTCGCTTTCAATGACGCAATCTCAGGCTCCATCCGCCGTGGAGGAGCAGagggttttatttaaaggaaaaatacagATTATTGCGACCATGAGAAAAAGTACAGATAAATCACCGGAAATCACCATACAAAGATTAGTCTGATGACTTAGTgataaacatattattattattggtttaaaaaataaatggcagtATAGCCTATGTAAACATTAGTGAAAATAGGAATTTCGGAGCGGTTTTGGGGTTTATTGAAGATCCTGAACCCATTTTTTACAATGTTGAATTGTTTGTCTGGGTTATTCATGATGCTGAATCAATTTTTGACAATTTcggagtgtgtttttttttctgtgagtctatttctgacattttcatggTCAAAAATGGCAAGTGGCAATAGTTGTAGTCTCAGTGTGCTGATTTTGACTACCATGAACAGTGTTGTGACCTAagtatataaagaaaaacaagaggaaaattATTAGCTCTACTAATCCGAATGATCGAGAGTTCCTTAAATCTTCGAAATCAAAATCAGCCTGcgtttttgcaaaaaataataattgagtACTAGTTCTAGACGCAGTCAAGAAGCGTAGCTACTACGTtttctgattatatttaatatgctTTACTGTTGAAAGAGTAAaattctttcttcttttattttctaatgtgacgtttattttgaaagggtcTGACTGTTGTGAACCGGAAATGTATCTTTATTCTCGCGCGAATTTCTTCAGAGATCTCAAGTTTGTCTTCTGATTGTCAACCCTCTTCATAGCAGTAAATAGTGAGtgtcaaagacaaaacaaagctgAAATACAACTTCATGCAGCGCAAAGGGACCACTACAGAGTCGGATATTTGAAGGTATTCCAGCATTTACAACATCATTGCTTCTCTTCTCTGCCTGGGGTTTAATATCCAGACAGTATCGCTAGCTGCTAATGTTGTGTTAGCTCTTGTTGCTAATGCTTAGCCCTGACGTTGGCTGATGCACTGTGCATCttcagaggtggaaaaagtgcgcaggtcttgttcttgagtaacagtagaagtactcagatcttgtacttgagtaaagtagaagtactcagatcttgtacttgagtaaagtagaagtactcagatcttgtacttgagtaaagtagaagtactcaggtcttgtacttgagtaaagtagaagtaccagagtgtaggaatactctgtcacagtaaaagtattctaaatgttcctccagtgaaagtagaaagtactctcctctaaatgtacttaaagtagcgacagtaaaagtagtcattgtctgattggtccatttcagaataatatctctgatatgttttataatgattgatcattaaagtgttctcagagctggtaaaggtgcagctagtttgaatggctttgtatactgcagggtagctgctggatttactgcaggtgaactacagtctgatttaagggctgataatatttaccatcattaatcctaatctgtttagcaactaaaggtgttaaataaatgaagtggaggcccggccgtggcgcaactggctggggcacctgcaccatacgggcaacccgggttcgattcccgacctgtggtcctttccggatcccaccctgactctctcccccactttcctgtcacactgtcctatccgattaaaggcaaaaagcccccaaagatatctttaaaaaataaataaataaatgaagtatgagtaaaatgagtaaaagtacaacatttacctcCACATTTTTGTGGAGCAGTGCAAAGTATCAAACtaattgaaatactcaaataaagtacctcaaaatgaatttaagtacagtacttaacCTAACTGGTTGTCTTTGGTGTGACTTCCAGACAAGAAATGGCAGGTAGAGGGGATCTAATGGACGGGGATCTGGAAGATGGAGAAATTTCCGGATCTGGCTCGGATACAGAGATGGGAACAGCCCAGGTTCCTCCAGCTTTTAGCGGCCAGTCCTTCCACAACAGATCCGCTGTCCAGCCTTCCGCCGCCGCATACCGAAGCGGAAATGGGACGGTGTCCAGCGACAGTGACCAGGATTCTTCGGACGAGGATGCGGCTGTTTGGCGCCACAAACGCATGAAAGCATCCAACGCCCCCCAGCCGCCTTCCTGCACCGCCACCCGGCCAGAGCCGACCCGCATGGCCGTCCCCAGTGCTCATGGAGGCCGCAAAGTGAACAACATCTGGGGCTCTGTGGTGCAGGAGCAGTGCCAGGATGCCGTGGCTGCAGAGCTGGGCATATTCGGCATGGAAGGGGAAATCAGCATGTCCAGCAGAAATGTGGAGACGTATAACTTTGTCCTGGCCAAAAAGATAATGGACAAGGAGAGGGAGCTGGAGAAACTGGCGAATAAAGACGGAGAGGTGAACATGCTGGACACAGAGCTGGAGGATTACATGAAAGAGCGAGGATCAGAGGAGAGAGCGGGAGGTGATGCCAAGAGGAAGAGGTCGGCTAAAGAGAGAATCGGCCCCAGGGCTGAGATGGACACAAAGGGCCGGTATGAAATCACAGAGGACGACCCTGAGGACAGGGTGACGGATGAGATAGCGTACAGGCTGCAGGAGCCTAAAAAAGACTTGATAGAGCGCATTGTTAAAGTCATCGGTAATAAAAAGGCCATCGAGCTGCTCGGAGAGACCGCCACCCTGGAGGAAAGCGGCGGCGTGCACACCATGGACGGCAGCCGGCGACGGACACCCGGCGGGGTGTATATATACCTGCTGAAGAACACACCCAGCATCAGCAAGGGCCAGATCAAGAAGATATTCTTGGAGGAACAACAGAACGAGTGCAAGAACAAGAAGGCCGCCCAGAAGAGGAGGCGGCACATGGTGGCGAAGAAGATGAAGCAGGCCATCGGCACGCTGAACCTGCAGGAGCACGACGATGTCTCCAGGGAAACGTTCGCCAGCGACACCAACGAGGCTCTGGAGTCGCTggaggaggctgcagaggaggagggtcaGGAGGAGTCTGCTGTTGGCATCGAGGAGACGGCGGTGGTGTACAACGCTGCGGACCTGGAGGTCTTCTGAGGGATGTATGAACTCTGGGAGTATTTGAGCAAGAACATTTAGGAttaaaattacaacaaaatacTAAAAGTGCTGAATAAGAGCTTCTGCAGAATCTAAACGCCTGAGTGATCTTTCTTTTGTTGCTTCTACCTCCAAACGAGAGCTTGTGTTAACGTCATGATTGATTGTTTtcagttctgtttattttctatcaTAGTAACTTCaatgtttatgatttttgaTCCGGATGTAATGACGTCTGGATTCACTAAATGAATTTGTGTGGCTGCAATATGAATAAAGGTGACTCGCGTTAATGAATTCAAACCAACTCTTTTTTGTtgcttaaaatatgaaaaacaatggtttgtttttaataatctATTATCCTCTGCTTGTTAATACTTTTATATTCAGATGAGAGTTTCAggaaacacttttatttattctgatttttaaaatgtggtcgCTTATTATTCCTGCATATTGGGGTTTTAATTGTCTCGTATTTCTGAAGATTTTCCTGACATTGAgactaataataaataatatcctgTGTTCCAAAGGCGGCATGATTTTTCTGGGTTGGTTAATAAGTAAATCAATATCATAAAATCAATACAAGATAAATAATACAGGGATTCTGCCAGAACAAAATCTGGTTTCTGAGTTGACTGAATTTCAAAGAAATGACAGCATAGAATAACATGGCAGCAGGTAATAAAGAAAGATACCTTTGTGGGAAGGATGGCCCTCAAGTAATATCtatattttagaatatttttggatttatttataagTGTAAATGTCTTCAAATATCAAATTCAGTTTGAAATATAAACCCATAAACCACTCAAGTCTAAAATCCATAATTGTAAAAATGCATCGACTTACTGCCATTTATTTACTGGTACAATACAAGAAGTCCTTTGCTTTAAAGCTCCATCATTAATGTCagtaagaaatatatatttgcagaAATCTGCACCTCTTCTTTTAAATGATGTCCTTGCAGCTACCAGCTGTGACAGGTAGGTGGCAGCCACGGTCTGATTGTGGTTGTTCCTACATCCTGAACTTTGCAGTGCACTGCTTTACTCACTGACTAAATGTCTGACTTTCCTCACAGCTATCCAACACTGactttatttccctttcttCTGGGCATGTAGCATACAAGCTGAAAAAGGACAACAGACTCTGCTAATAactctgttctgtttgtttgtgtatttatctgATCTTTTGTCCTGTGCACATACATGCAGCTTCAATGCACACCAGGAATAGTGAACCAGACACGGTTTCCCATCCACAGCTTCAGTAAACAAAAGCCCCCCTGCTGAGGCGATATCAAAGTGAACTGTCGCCCTGCACGGTGCCTTGGAAGTGATCATTATCTCTGCTCATGGCTGCCACGCGAAAGGCCCAGCGTTGAggcaaaaacatgttgaataatACCCACCATTTCTGGCTATTTTCTGTGGTCTGTTTGCCTCTGATAAGCCGGTGTACTGTGTAGTTCATGCGGCAATTAAGCCATCTGATTAAGGCCTGAAATTGACTTCCTCTGCTCAGGTGTTCATTGCATTTGTCCCTGTGTTCAGTCACATGACGGCGGACACACGTCTACTGTAACGGCGATCAAAACGGGATGATCAAAGTGTGTGCAGGAGGAGACACGTCCTGTCTTATTATGCATGGTGGAGTTTGTTGCATGCAGTCTCTGGTCTCAGGACCTCTGTATCTGTCACCTGGCAACGAACTTGTTGCCTGGATACAACACGCTGTTTCTTATTTCTATTGGATCAAACAGAACCGGGGTTGAAAGACTTGTCTCTTTAGGAGGTGCTGCATGATGTCAGCGTTCagagacaacaaataaaataagaaccGGGCTGTGGATGTGCGCGCGGAAGATAAGCATTATTTCTGACACGAGCGTCACCTCCCCCACGAGCTCTGTCACAAATCAAGACTTTGAGAGAAAGCTGTTCAAagtgtttccctttctctgatGATGTGTTCTAAGTTTATCCGTGCACTCCCCGCTGACCCATCACAGCTAAGCCTGGAGACAGAGAGGCAACTTTAATTAGACAGCCACGCTCGGGGCAGAGACtcgctttttaaatgtgtctctcTTCATATGTctcctctgagctgctgctggaggaacaGGTGCGTTAGGTAACATCATCTGTGAGGACTACCGAGAGCACAGTGACTCATCACTTTCACCAAAACAAAGGCGACCCAgtttggaggagaaaggagaCGATGGATCACTTGGATTAATGTCAGCTCTGGAGATGATGTCACTTTTATCCCAAAGACTTAATGTCAGCGAGGAACAGTTTGCACCTGGCTCATGAACAGCTCAGCTAGGGATGTTAATAATTCAACATAACCTGTTATTGTTACCGTTTCTGTTTAAAGCTGTAATAAAAAGAAGCTTGACTCTGGCCTCAAGGTGGAGCTGTTGCTTACTTTGATGCTAACCTCCTTCTCTTTAATCATCATGAGGAGTTGCGTTTGTTAGCTGGGAGTTCAACTGTTCACACCCTGAAGGAAACCCGAGCAAGACACACCACTCACAGCTCCACTGACGCTGTGCAGAGTAACCATTACATTATTATCCTCTCTCTTTAAGCCTTCATTTTGTGTATATATGTTGCAGAAATGGACGAAGGTATTTGATACAAGCTTTGCTTTATTTGATCAAGGACTCTCTGTGAACAGCTAGTCCAAATTTGGTGGCATTGATGGCAAATATTTCTGGATATTTTCACTATTTTTGGGCCATATTACAATCTGGACCGTtgtccttagcaacggtctgttctcctcagcaacggtcctttctccttagcaacagtctgtatCCTTAGTGAGGGTCTgtatccttagcaacggtctgttctccttagcaacagtctgtatccttagcaacggtctgttctccttagcaacggtctgtatCCTTAGTGACGGTCTGTATCCTTAGTGAGGGTCTGTTCTCATGAGCAACGGTCctttctccttagcaacggtcctttctccttagcaacggtctgtatCCTTAGtgacggtctgttctccttagcaacggtctgtatCCTTAGTGAGGGTCTGTTCTCATGAGCGGTCTGTATCCTTAGtgacggtctgttctccttagcaacggtcctttctccttagcaacagtctgtatccttagcaacggtctgttctccttagcaacagtctgtatccttagcaacggtctgttctccttagcaacggtctgtatCCTTAGtgacggtctgttctccttagcaacggtctgtatCCTTAGTGAGGGTCTGTTCTCATGAGCAACGGTCTGTATCCTTAGtgacggtctgttctccttagcaacggtctgtcctccttagcaacggtctgtcCTCcttccttagcaacggtctgtcCTCCTTAGCATTGGTCTGTtttccttagcaacagtctgttagtGAAAATTAACAACTTCTGGAATGTCtaagttgaccaatcagaatcgagtattcaactgCATCGTGTAAAAAGAAGGTGTAATAAAATATGGTCCAAATATAGCTCGGCTCCAATGCCActcatttcctttcattcaaCGCTTGATGAACCGTAGCTGGAGAATATATTTTGAAGAATTCCTCTTCATTGATGTTCCTCGTGGCTTGGCGTGGGTGGCCTTTTTTTTAGTCCCTGTTAAGCAGCCAACTGTGCCAGCTCTATTTATATGGCTATTTCTTTACATCCTTAGAAAGCTTGAAGCGTTTATGATGTCTTccagctctttctctctctctcatcattCAGACATACAGTGGGTTCGCTGTGACGTGGGCCAACCTCGATTTACCAAATGTAAGTGGATGGTTTTTCAGTAGGTGTAGCTCAGTGGGCGTTCACACTGTCTACATCCACGGAGTCATGTAGAGCAAGTGAACAGTTTTGGTTATCAGCATTTTTATTTGTCGTTTTTCCAGGTTAATTGTGAGGTTTTTCCCCATTTGTTCTGACCTTTCTCTGGGAGTTTTACCTATTTATTATTGAGTTTCTTTGGTTATTTTCCCCCCATTTTTTCAGGTGTTCCTTTGGGAGGTTTTCCATATTTATTCTAGGGTTTATTGTGGTGTACTGTACTCGAGACACATGTctgatttgtgatattgggctatataaataacatttgattgattgattgaaacCATATTAGCACATTGCCATGCCCCGCCCCCGTCCAGACTGCTGATATCTTTCTTTTTAGGTCACTCTCTTCTAAATGCTTGGATTTCGATCAAGTGGCAGCGTCCTCTAAGTGGATGTCGAGCTCATTAATCTGCCCGGTGACTTCTCCACCCCTGTCCCTCCTCTCTGGCCCTCAGATAATGGGCTTCTATTATGTCCACCGCTCTGTAATCGTCCAGACTCCGGGACCACTATGATTGCTTTTGGTCCCTTCATGGCCCGGTAATGCCCTCAGAACTGCTTCAC from Eleginops maclovinus isolate JMC-PN-2008 ecotype Puerto Natales chromosome 17, JC_Emac_rtc_rv5, whole genome shotgun sequence harbors:
- the phax gene encoding phosphorylated adapter RNA export protein; this encodes MAGRGDLMDGDLEDGEISGSGSDTEMGTAQVPPAFSGQSFHNRSAVQPSAAAYRSGNGTVSSDSDQDSSDEDAAVWRHKRMKASNAPQPPSCTATRPEPTRMAVPSAHGGRKVNNIWGSVVQEQCQDAVAAELGIFGMEGEISMSSRNVETYNFVLAKKIMDKERELEKLANKDGEVNMLDTELEDYMKERGSEERAGGDAKRKRSAKERIGPRAEMDTKGRYEITEDDPEDRVTDEIAYRLQEPKKDLIERIVKVIGNKKAIELLGETATLEESGGVHTMDGSRRRTPGGVYIYLLKNTPSISKGQIKKIFLEEQQNECKNKKAAQKRRRHMVAKKMKQAIGTLNLQEHDDVSRETFASDTNEALESLEEAAEEEGQEESAVGIEETAVVYNAADLEVF